Proteins encoded within one genomic window of Humulus lupulus chromosome 1, drHumLupu1.1, whole genome shotgun sequence:
- the LOC133778075 gene encoding uncharacterized protein LOC133778075 — protein sequence MARTRATGLRSISIVPPLQEPSTAATDSSIPNPEAPSQEPPISRVLSSPIHVSNRFSSFPVLDRPAHENGSSPYFLGTRDHLGLVLASPPLTNKNFQQWIRDFKFSIRAKNKLPFINGSLPQPAKDDPLFNQWLHCNHMVMSWILHSVSPDIKSSIMFLDTAATMWTKLNSRFDQGNGPKIFYLRTSLISLHQGDDSVSSYFTKLKAIWDEINDLRPRIPYPFPSLSKVFSMIIQEENQRKLRPSQHTTFIAVVPPFVPPSTSRAKKMQPTCTHYLKPGHLKEKCFFLHGFPPGYGDRRKSESVKTNQVSVSTSSPSAPILQPS from the exons ATGGCACGAACTAGAGCTACAGGACTTCGATCTATCAGCATCGTTCCTCCACTTCAGGAGCCTTCAACGGCAGCTACTGATTCTTCCATACCAAATCCTGAAGCTCCTTCTCAAGAACCCCCAATTTCTAGGGTTCTGAGTTCCCCCATCCATGTCTCCAATCGATTCTCTTCTTTCCCTGTTCTTGATCGACCTGCCCATGAAAATGGTAGTAGTCCTTACTTCTTGGGCACAAGAGATCACCTAGGCCTTGTTCTTGCATCACCTCCCCTCACAAACAAGAATTTTCAACAATGGATAAGGGATTTCAAGTTCTCCATTCGGGCAAAGAACAAACTCCCCTTCATCAACGGATCTCTCCCTCAACCAGCTAAAGATGATCCTCTTTTCAATCAATGGCTTCACTGCAATCACATGGTAATGTCTTGGATTCTTCACTCTGTTTCCCCTGACATCAAAAGTAGTATTATGTTCTTGGACACTGCTGCTACTATGTGGACTAAACTCAACAGTAGGTTTGATCAAGGCAACGGACCTAAGATTTTTTATCTTAGAACATCTCTCATCAGCCTTCATCAAGGTGATGACTCTGTAAGTTCCTACTTCACTAAACTCAAAGCTATATGGGATGAGATTAATGATTTGCGCCCTAGAATTCCTT ATCCATTCCCATCTCTTTCAAAAGTTTTTTCCATGATCattcaagaagagaatcaaaggAAACTTCGGCCATCTCAACACACAACTTTCATTGCTGTTGTCCCTCCATTTGTTCCTCCTTCTACATCTCGCGCCAAGAAGATGCAACCTACTTGTACCCATTATCTCAAACCAGGGCACCTCAAGGAGAAATGTTTTTTCCTTCATGGATTTCCACCGGGTTATGGTGATAGACGCAAATCTGAATCTGTCAAGACTAATCAAGTCTCGGTTTCTACTTCTTCACCAAGTGCACCTATCCTTCAGCCATCTTAA